A section of the Arcobacter roscoffensis genome encodes:
- a CDS encoding protein adenylyltransferase SelO codes for MKKIETLEELQHFADYSLVNTLNCDPDAREDGQNHNPREVFSGHYVPVEPTPIKRPKYIAHSKKFFEELGFDDELAKNEDFMKMFSADTSNLPEGLKKEGWACGYALAIYGTEYYQQCPFQTGNGYGDGRAISILEAVLNDKRWEMQLKGGGRTPYCRGADGRAVLRSSIREFLAQEHMNELGISTSRSLSLYTSQRETVKRPWFTKGSYSKDPEVMIDEKIAISTRVAPSFLRVGQLELFGRRARKHEHPEAKEELKQIVLHAIQREYPDINNDLTLEDKIILFAKSFRDRLTSLISNWIRVGYCQGNFNSDNCSVGGFTLDYGPFGFIDNFYPRYQPWTGGGVHFSFFNQPEAAKQNFKMFCTALKPLLTEDEEAQKYIEQIENSFTDKMQEEMEKMWASKLGIQEFDEALFKELIILMIETSVDYTIFFRELSSLPKDIEALSKSFYKSIDDKKNLKDRWENWFGKWKLSINDSSSSKEELSKQMKKINPKYTLREWFLVPAYEKANEDDYSLIHELQEVMTNPYAEQSKEIEEKYYRLKPANLFDIAGVSHVSCSS; via the coding sequence ATGAAAAAAATAGAAACACTAGAAGAACTTCAACATTTTGCAGATTATTCATTAGTTAATACTTTAAATTGTGACCCAGATGCACGTGAAGATGGACAGAATCACAATCCAAGAGAGGTTTTTAGTGGGCATTATGTGCCAGTAGAACCTACACCTATCAAACGACCAAAGTACATAGCCCATAGCAAAAAGTTTTTTGAAGAGTTGGGATTTGATGATGAACTTGCAAAAAATGAAGATTTTATGAAAATGTTTTCAGCGGATACTTCAAATCTACCTGAAGGTCTTAAAAAAGAAGGTTGGGCTTGTGGGTATGCCTTAGCTATTTATGGCACTGAGTATTATCAACAATGTCCTTTTCAAACAGGAAATGGATATGGAGATGGAAGAGCTATTTCTATCCTTGAAGCTGTTTTAAATGATAAGAGATGGGAAATGCAACTAAAAGGTGGAGGAAGAACTCCATACTGTAGAGGTGCAGATGGAAGAGCCGTTCTACGATCTAGTATAAGAGAGTTTTTAGCACAAGAACATATGAATGAATTGGGTATTTCTACTTCTAGGTCGCTGAGTTTATATACTTCACAAAGGGAAACTGTGAAAAGACCATGGTTTACAAAAGGCTCTTACTCAAAAGACCCTGAAGTTATGATAGATGAGAAAATAGCTATATCAACTAGAGTTGCACCTTCATTTTTAAGAGTAGGTCAACTAGAACTATTTGGAAGACGAGCTAGAAAACATGAACATCCAGAAGCAAAAGAAGAGTTAAAACAAATAGTTTTACATGCAATACAAAGAGAATATCCTGATATAAATAATGATTTAACACTAGAAGATAAAATAATTCTTTTTGCAAAAAGTTTTAGAGATAGACTCACTTCACTTATATCAAACTGGATAAGAGTAGGTTATTGTCAAGGCAATTTCAATAGTGATAACTGTTCTGTTGGTGGTTTTACTCTTGATTATGGTCCTTTTGGGTTTATAGATAACTTTTATCCTAGATATCAACCTTGGACTGGTGGAGGAGTTCACTTTTCTTTCTTCAATCAGCCAGAAGCAGCAAAACAAAACTTTAAGATGTTTTGTACAGCACTAAAGCCTTTACTAACAGAAGATGAAGAAGCACAAAAATATATAGAACAAATTGAAAATAGCTTTACAGATAAGATGCAAGAAGAAATGGAAAAAATGTGGGCGAGCAAACTAGGAATACAAGAGTTTGATGAAGCGCTGTTTAAAGAGTTGATAATACTCATGATTGAAACATCAGTTGATTATACTATTTTCTTTAGAGAGTTATCTTCTCTTCCTAAAGATATAGAAGCTCTTAGTAAAAGTTTTTATAAAAGTATTGATGATAAGAAAAACTTAAAAGATAGATGGGAAAACTGGTTTGGAAAGTGGAAACTATCTATAAATGACTCATCTTCATCAAAAGAAGAACTTTCAAAACAAATGAAAAAAATAAACCCAAAATACACACTAAGAGAGTGGTTTTTAGTACCTGCATATGAAAAAGCAAATGAAGATGACTACAGTTTGATTCATGAACTTCAAGAAGTTATGACAAACCCATACGCAGAGCAATCAAAAGAAATAGAAGAAAAATACTATAGATTGAAACCTGCTAATCTTTTTGATATAGCAGGTGTATCACATGTAAGTTGTTCTTCTTAA